Proteins encoded in a region of the Stieleria neptunia genome:
- a CDS encoding sugar phosphate isomerase/epimerase family protein produces the protein MHRRTVLKSAAAASVALATQSLPNKAAAGQFTGKIKKAIKLHMATGNESVLEKFRMIRDIGFDGVEPRVKLGKENEALVRSYAQASEATGLPIHGVVHSSNPDLVGAIDQAKMLGASSVLHVVRYDRKISYLQNYEETKQIIRQAVGHAEKQGVMILCENVWASYLIEPMGMARFIDSFDSPMVGIYFDVGNVVRWGWPQHWLEVIGRRAKKLDIKEYDLTVAMNEGMREGFRKPLGEGSIEWAKVRAELAKIDYHGWATAEVKGGDRKRLVEIAEQMDRVLDLV, from the coding sequence ATGCATCGACGCACCGTTTTGAAATCTGCCGCTGCCGCATCCGTCGCGCTGGCAACACAGTCACTGCCCAACAAGGCCGCCGCCGGCCAGTTCACCGGCAAGATCAAGAAAGCCATCAAGTTGCACATGGCCACCGGCAACGAATCGGTGCTGGAAAAATTTCGCATGATCCGCGACATCGGTTTCGATGGCGTGGAACCTCGCGTCAAACTCGGCAAAGAAAACGAAGCGCTCGTTCGGTCTTATGCCCAGGCGAGTGAAGCAACCGGTTTGCCGATTCATGGCGTGGTCCATTCCAGCAATCCCGATTTGGTCGGCGCGATCGATCAGGCCAAAATGCTCGGCGCCAGCTCGGTCTTGCACGTTGTTCGATACGATCGCAAGATCAGCTATTTACAGAACTACGAGGAGACCAAGCAGATCATCCGGCAAGCGGTCGGGCATGCCGAGAAGCAAGGTGTGATGATCTTGTGCGAAAACGTTTGGGCGTCGTATCTGATCGAGCCGATGGGAATGGCCCGGTTCATCGATTCGTTCGACAGTCCGATGGTGGGGATCTATTTCGACGTCGGCAACGTCGTCCGCTGGGGTTGGCCGCAGCACTGGTTGGAAGTCATCGGTCGCCGCGCGAAGAAGTTGGACATCAAAGAGTATGACTTGACCGTCGCGATGAACGAAGGCATGCGCGAAGGGTTTCGCAAGCCGCTCGGTGAAGGCAGCATCGAGTGGGCCAAGGTCCGTGCGGAGCTTGCGAAAATCGATTACCACGGCTGGGCGACCGCGGAGGTCAAGGGCGGTGACCGCAAACGTTTGGTAGAGATCGCTGAGCAGATGGACCGGGTGTTGGATCTGGTGTGA